Proteins encoded within one genomic window of Thunnus albacares chromosome 13, fThuAlb1.1, whole genome shotgun sequence:
- the coro6 gene encoding coronin-6, whose protein sequence is MSRSIVRQSKFRHVFGQSVKAEQGYDDIRVSKVTWDSSFCAVNPKFLAVIVESSGGGAFLVLPLSKTGRVDKNYPLVIGHSGPVLDIDWCPHDDNILASGSEDCTAMVWQIPDHSLTRPLSDPIVVLEGHSKRVGIVTWHPTARNILLTAGSDNLIIIWNVGTGEPLISMDDHPDLIYSISWNRNGSLFCTTCKDRRLRVCDPRKREVVAERLAPHEGIRPMRAIFTRDGNIFTTGFTRMSQRELGLWDPTNFEEPIALLELDTSNGVLLPYYDADANMVYLCGKGDSSIRYFEITEEQPYVHYLSTFSSKEPQRGMGFMPKRGVDVTKCEIARLYKLHDKKCEPITMTVPRKSDLFQDDLYPDTAGPDPAMEPEEWLEGRDEDPILVSMRDGYVPPKSREFKVTKKNILDSRPTTRRSMSTVDSNSLPPQLLERLLEEIHNLKATVLSQEKRICDLENKLSQYTNGTA, encoded by the exons ATGAGTCGCAGCATCGTGCGGCAGAGTAAGTTTCGCCACGTCTTTGGGCAGTCGGTCAAGGCTGAGCAGGGTTACGATGACATCCGCGTTTCCAAGGTGACGTGGGACAGCTCATTCTGCGCCGTCAACCCAAAGTTCCTGGCGGTCATCGTTGAATCCAGTGGAGGAGGAGCGTTCTTGGTCCTGCCCCTCTCTAAG ACAGGTCGTGTGGATAAGAACTACCCGCTGGTGATTGGACACTCCGGACCCGTCCTCGATATTGACTGGTGCCCTCATGACGACAACATCCTGGCCAGCGGCTCGGAGGACTGCACCGCAATG GTGTGGCAGATCCCAGATCACTCACTGACCCGACCCCTCTCCGACCCCATCGTTGTCTTGGAGGGACACTCCAAACGTGTCGGCATTGTCACCTGGCATCCCACCGCACGCAACATACTACTCACTGCGg GCAGTGATAACTTGATAATCATCTGGAACGTGGGGACAGGCGAGCCCCTCATCTCCATGGATGACCACCCAGACCTCATCTACAGCATCAGCTGGAACCGAAACGGCAGCTTGTTTTGCACCACCTGTAAAGACCGACGTCTGCGTGTCTGCGACCCCCGCAAGAGGGAGGTGGTTGCG GAACGTCTGGCTCCACATGAGGGGATCCGTCCAATGAGAGCCATCTTCACCAGAGATGGAAACATCTTCACCACAGGATTCACCAGGATGAGCCAGAGAGAGCTCGGGCTCTGGGACCCG ACAAATTTCGAGGAGCCTATTGCACTGTTGGAGTTGGACACAAGTAATGGTGTGTTGTTACCATATTACGATGCAGACGCAAACATGGTCTACCTCTGTGGAAAG ggggaCAGCAGTATCCGTTACTTTGAGATCACAGAGGAGCAGCCGTACGTCCACTACCTCAGCACCTTTAGCAGTAAGGAGCCCCAGAGAGGGATGGGCTTCATGCCTAAGAGAGGTGTGGACGTCACCAAGTGTGAGATCGCCAG GTTATACAAGCTGCATGACAAGAAGTGTGAGCCCATCACAATGACAGTGCCCAGAAAA TCGGACCTCTTCCAGGACGACCTGTACCCAGACACAGCAGGGCCTGATCCTGCTATGGAGCCTGAAGAGTGGCTGGAGGGCCGCGACGAAGACCCAATTCTGGTGTCCATGAGGGATGGCTACGTGCCACCGAAGAGCCGAGAGTTTAAAGTGACTAAGAAGAACATCCTGGACTCCAGACCCACCACTCGACGCAGCATGTCCACTGTTGACAGCAACAGCCTGCCG